Proteins found in one Thalassophryne amazonica chromosome 1, fThaAma1.1, whole genome shotgun sequence genomic segment:
- the LOC117515870 gene encoding fidgetin — MISSSSVYGLKMQWTPEHSQWAEQHFDISSTTRSPAHKAEAYRVVPGHLQRSATYQYAWANDDISALTASNLLKKYAEKYSGILEMPGSYPEAPGVMNGRKSESEPWQDGVYPMSCIPEGVSVRKGGVAAASEVVSGMCSSPGLASSTLSEPSYSSSSCGSHTATALHSSMPSQEYGPAYSGSYLHSSYSSQSAPAPALPSPLHSSGLLQPPPPPPSHPTLVPAYNGGSPNLSSYNYPPAGYPAQGSVGPGYSPGGAPPPSSYLPSGIAAPTPLPPSSALPGYPYQSHNLTPIAPTPLNSSSSNSLKRKAFYMAGQGEIDSSYGNFGYGQARSSAESPMYRVADSSSSNGGSNSASGGGFDRSAEKSSLPFNPQKQSGMLPEQQQRKYNSQAAGGPLTPPAYVSSTLGGSRSADSLGSFTSPSISEQSADDHRLHLSHSAPGPTSSSSTSSSRHAEEQLKTSDPHLLDMVSSEIVQQGPPVDWSDIAGLELAKATLKDEVLWPILRPDMFSGLGPTLHCVLLFGPRGSGRTLLGRCLASQLGAPFLQLSGSTLATKWLADGEKIIRASFLVARCRQPSVLFISEVDMLLSAHLSEESPINQLKGELLAQLDSLLLSSGEDGGNQVLVVCSTSRPQDMDERLRRYFARRVLVPLPDSTARHQIMNQLLAQSQHKYCLSEEELVLLVQRTEGFSGLDLARLCQEALVGLLHVSSQGMDMTGMLPRGQIRPLTYQDFESVFCKFQASISQKEIDMYTEWNKMFGCSQ, encoded by the coding sequence GCTTAAAGATGCAGTGGACCCCAGAGCACAGCCAGTGGGCCGAACAGCATTTCGACATCTCCTCCACCACACGCTCGCCAGCCCACAAGGCGGAGGCCTACAGGGTGGTGCCCGGCCATCTGCAGCGCTCCGCCACCTACCAGTACGCCTGGGCCAATGATGACATCTCAGCACTTACGGCGTCCAACCTGCTCAAGAAGTATGCCGAGAAGTATTCTGGCATTCTGGAGATGCCCGGCTCCTATCCTGAGGCTCCAGGAGTGATGAATGGAAGGAAAAGTGAATCTGAACCCTGGCAAGATGGCGTTTACCCCATGAGCTGCATCCCTGAGGGGGTTTCAGTCAGAAAGGGAGGGGTGGCGGCAGCCTCCGAGGTAGTGTCTGGCATGTGTAGCTCCCCGGGCCTGGCCTCCAGCACCCTGAGTGAGCCCAGCTATTCCAGTAGCAGCTGTGGGAGCCACACCGCCACAGCACTCCACTCCTCCATGCCCTCTCAGGAATACGGCCCAGCATACAGCGGCTCCTACCTGCACAGTAGTTACAGCTCCCAGTCAGCTCCTGCCCCCGCGCTTCCCTCCCCGCTTCACAGTTCTGGGCTCCTGCAGCCACCCCCTCCACCGCCTTCCCACCCCACCTTAGTCCCAGCTTACAATGGAGGCTCCCCCAACTTGTCTAGTTACAATTATCCTCCAGCAGGCTACCCAGCTCAGGGCTCAGTTGGGCCAGGATACAGCCCTGGGGGAGCGCCTCCTCCCTCCTCATACCTTCCCTCAGGCATTGCTGCACCTACACCCCTACCACCTTCTTCTGCTTTACCTGGATACCCATACCAGAGCCACAACTTAACCCCGATCGCTCCCACCCCTCTCAACAGTAGCTCTTCCAATTCACTGAAGAGAAAGGCCTTCTATATGGCAGGTCAAGGAGAGATAGACTCCTCTTATGGTAACTTTGGCTATGGCCAGGCCCGGAGCTCCGCTGAGAGCCCCATGTACAGGGTAGCAGACAGCAGCAGCTCAAACGGAGGATCCAACAGCGCCAGTGGTGGTGGATTTGACAGGAGTGCTGAAAAGTCGTCTTTACCTTTTAATCCTCAGAAACAGTCCGGGATGCTCCCAGAACAGCAGCAGAGAAAGTACAACAGCCAGGCAGCAGGTGGACCGCTAACTCCGCCAGCCTACGTCTCCTCCACCCTGGGGGGTTCCCGCTCAGCAGACTCCCTTGGCAGCTTTACGTCCCCTTCCATTAGTGAGCAAAGTGCTGATGATCACCGTCTCCACCTGTCCCACTCAGCACCAGGGcctacctcctcctcctccacttccTCCTCCAGGCATGCTGAAGAGCAGCTTAAAACCAGTGACCCTCACCTCTTAGACATGGTGTCCTCTGAAATTGTGCAGCAGGGACCCCCAGTGGATTGGAGTGACATTGCTGGTTTAGAACTTGCCAAGGCAACACTGAAGGATGAGGTCCTGTGGCCCATACTGCGCCCTGACATGTTCAGTGGTTTAGGACCAACTCTACATTGTGTGCTGCTGTTTGGCCCAAGGGGCAGTGGCAGGACGTTGCTGGGTCGCTGCCTGGCCAGCCAGCTAGGAGCGCCATTCCTCCAGCTTAGTGGTTCAACATTGGCCACAAAGTGGTTGGCAGATGGAGAAAAAATAATCCGGGCATCTTTCCTGGTGGCACGCTGTCGGCAGCCCTCAGTACTGTTCATAAGTGAGGTGGACATGCTCCTGTCGGCTCACCTTAGTGAAGAGAGCCCCATCAATCAGCTGAAGGGGGAACTACTTGCACAGTTGGACTCACTTCTCCTCAGCTCAGGCGAGGATGGAGGCAACCAAGTATTGGTGGTGTGCTCCACCAGCAGACCCCAGGACATGGATGAGAGGTTACGCAGATACTTTGCTCGGAGGGTACTGGTGCCCCTGCCGGACAGTACAGCTCGACACCAGATTATGAACCAGCTCCTAGCCCAGTCTCAGCACAAGTATTGCTTGAGTGAGGAGGAGCTGGTGTTGCTGGTCCAGCGTACTGAGGGTTTTTCTGGCTTGGACCTGGCCAGGCTCTGCCAGGAGGCCCTTGTAGGTCTGTTACATGTCTCCTCACAAGGCATGGACATGACGGGTATGTTGCCCAGGGGACAGATCAGGCCCCTCACCTACCAGGACTTTGAGAGTGTCTTTTGTAAATTTCAAGCCAGTATATCGCAGAAAGAGATTGACATGTACACCGAGTGGAACAAaatgtttggctgcagccagtga